TCGCCCAGGCCCTTCAAGCTGCCTATCCCAGAGGTAATGAGCAGCCAGACGAACACCGCCTCCGCCGCCAGGAAGATCAGGCCCTTCACGACCTGGCCGCGAACCATGTTGCCCAGACCCATCACCAGAGCGCTCGCTTTTGTGAACGCGTCCCCGCGCCTAAAGGCGGCGCCCAGGGAATAAGGTGACGGCGGGACTCGAGCCGGGGCTTTCCGTCCCGGTTTGCTCCTGGGGCGCTTTTCCGCGCCGACCGGAGCCGTCGTTTGTGTCACTGGTTATCCACCTTCTTCGACAAGAAAGAAATACGGGAGGTGACCTAAGGGGGACGACATGAGGGCCGCGGCAGGGGCCACCGCCCCGGCCGCGGCCTTCATTCAACTCCAAGGGTCCACACTACCCCTCATGAGTCAGCGAGTTGGCTGCTAGCTGCCCGCATTCAGGGAAGAATTCCAGGCTTCCGTCTGCTCGGCCGCGTTGGCGGCGGTGACCTCCTTGGAAACCAGCGCCTTGCCGAAGTTTTCCGTGGGCGTCCAGAAATTGCCCATCGCCGGAACGGTCGGCTGGAACACCGATGTGGCGGCCACCGTGTCGATCTGGGCGAGCGCCACCGGGTCCGCCGCGACGGCGGAATCAGAGGCCAGCGACTTGTCCGTGGGGATGATCCCGCGCATGTCGTAGTGGGCCTTTTGAGCCTCCGTCGAGCCGAGGAAAGCCGCGAACGCCGCAGCGGCCTGCGCGTTCTTGGCGTTCGGGTTGAAAGCGATCGCCTTGGAGCCCGCGAAGGACTTCATCTGGACCTGCTGGCCGCCCAAGGTGAACGTCGGCAATTGGGCTGCCCCGAAATTGTCGCCCAAAGCCTCTTGGACCGCCGCGCCGTCCCACGAGCCGGAGAAATAGGCGTTGATGGTCTTGTTCTGGATCCCCGCCAGGCCCGCGCCATTCGAGTCGACCACGAAGTTGGGGTTGGCCACCAGCCCCACCAGGTAGGCGGTCACATCCGCCGCCTTGGCGCCCGAGAAATCGACTCCGGCCGCCTCATCGGTGCCCTCCGGGCCGTACAGCGTGCAGCCGTTCCCAATGTAGAACGAGGGCAGGTACCAGGCGGTGTCCAGCGGGAAGGCGACCTTGCCCTTGGCCAGCATGGCGTCCAGGCTCTTGACGTCCTCCTCCGTGAAGACCGACTTGTCGTAGTACATGAACCAGGTGTTGGCCGTGAACGGGACGCCGTAGACCTTGCCGTCCGCGCCCGTCACAGATGTGATCATGATGTCTTCGTTTTGCTCTTGCACCTGGGACAGGACGTTCGCCGGAACCACGCCGATCGCGCTCGCCTCAACCAGGTTGCCAAGCTGGTCGTTGGCGAACATGTACACGTCGGCCGCAGCGGACGTGTCCTGCTTTACGGTGGTGGCGGCGTCGCCTTCCGACACCACGGAGTTCTTCCAGGTGATCTTCCATTCAGGATGCGCCTTTTCGAACGCCGCCTCTTGGGTCTGGAGCCATGACGAGGCGTTAGCCTGGTCTTCTTTTGGCCCCCACACGCTCAGGGTCACTTCGCCGGTCGACCCTGAGCCATTGTCGTTGTCTTTTGAATCGTCGCCGCAGGCCGCCAGGCCGGCGGTCAGGCCCAGTGCCAAGACGGCCAGGACTGTAACACGCTTCATTTATTCGCCTCCATATTGTTATGACTCCCGCGAGCGCACCGAGGGCGTCCGCGACATCGGTTGTCAAGGAGCAACGCTAGTGGCGGAAACACAGCGGAAACAAAAACGCGTGAGTAGCCTCACATCCTGGACGGTGGTCGGGAGCCCGTTTCGATCCCCTTGTTGCGCGGCCAGCCGATGCGCTGAACTGGCCTTTTTTTGGTGCTTTGGCTCCCGCTTGAGGAGTCCTTGGGCCAATAACGTTATAAAGTTGTAACGCGCGGCAGCGCCCCGGCCCGCGCCCGGCGGCCGAATTGCGGATCGGGCCCCAAAAACGGGGGGCGACCAGGCGGCATCGTGCGCCGGATTTGTATCAATTCCGTAACGATTTGCGGCTACGCTACCCAAGGGCGCGGCGCCGCGCCCTTGCGGCCAATCCCCCAACCTGGAGGCTCCCCATGGCAAAACCGGCTTCGCACAAAGAAGCGACCACACCCTCAGCCCAGCACGGCGGAAACGCTTTTTCCTCCGCCTATGGCTTCATCATCACAACGATCGGCTTCGCGGTCGGCGTGGGCACCATCTGGCGCTTCCCCTACATGCTGGGAGAGAACGGCGGGTCGCTCTATCTGATCACCTACCTGGTCATCATCGCGGTCATCTGCGTGCCGCTGCTCGCGGCGGAAATGGTGATCGGGTTCAAAGGGCAAGGCTCGGCGGTCAAGGCGTACCAGGCGCTGGAGCCCCGCCGCCAGCCCTGGCACCTGGCCGGTTGGCTCCACCTGGCGACCGCCCTGATGCTGATCGGGTACATCACGCCGATCTTCGGCTGGATCCTCAAGTACATCGTGGCGACCCCGCTGGGCGAGTTGAAAGGCCTGGACGCCGAGGGCACGCAGGCCTATTTCAACGACCTGGTTGGCCACCCGTGGGAGGTGGCGGCGTTCTGCCTCGCCAATCTGGCGATCAACGCCCTGGTGGTGGTCGGCGGCGTCAAGCGCGGCGTCGAAATGCTCTCGAAGGTGCTGCTGCCGCTCTTGGCCGTCGTGATGGTGGGGCTAATCATCTTCGGGCTCACCCTGCCGGGCGGCGGCGAGGGGCTGACCTTCCTGCTCAAGCCGGACTTCTCGGAATTTGGGCTGGGCACCGTCCAATCGGCGCTGGGGCAGTCCTTCTTCGCGGTCGGGATCGCCATGCTGGCGTCCATGATGTTCGGCTCCTATGTCAAGAACCCGCGCGAGAAGATCGCGCGGGCCTCCGTCATGGTGTGCTCCTCGCTGGTGGTGGCCGGGCTGTTGGCCGGCTTCATGATCTTCCCCGTGCTGTTCTCCGCCGGCTTGGCGCCGGAGGCCGGCCCCGGTTTGGTCTTCATGACCCTGCCGAACGCCTTCAACCAGATCCCCTTCGGCACGGCCTTCGGCACGCTGTTCTACGTGGGCTTCTACTTCGCCGCCCTGACCTCCATGGCCGGGGTGATCGAGGCCTGCGTCGGCATGATGATGGACCAGTTCAACCTCAAACGCGGCGTGTCGCTGGTGATCACCCTGGCGATCCAGAACGTGGTGGCGCTTGTCGCCGTTTTCTCCTTCGACCCGATGTTCGACGTCTTCGACTCGCTGGCCAACAACTACCTCTTGCCGATCGGCGCGTTCATCATCGCGGTGTTCGTGGGCTGGATTTGGGGCGCCGACAAGTTCGTGGCGGCCTGCAACGTCAAATCGGCCTTCGCCAAGGTCTGGCTGAAAGTGGCGATCAAGTACCTGTGCCCGATCGCCGTGCTGGTGATCTTCGTCAGCGCGTTCTTCTAGCCGGACACGCCGCCGGAGGTGGTGTGCGCCGACCGCAACCGGGAGAAGAAGCCCAAGCCGACCTGGCGCCCGGTCCTCGGGCTTTGCCAGGTGGCCGGCACGGCATCGTGATCCTGGCCGTCCTCCGTGGCCGTGACGATCGCGTTCAGGTACTCCCCCAGCAGTGGGCCGTACTTGAACGAGTTCCCCGAGGTCCCAATGCCCACGTAGAACCCCTCGGCGGCTGTCTTGTCGAGGATCGGCGTCCAGTCCGAGGCCACGTCGTAGACGCCAACCACGCCGCTCGGCCGGGGCGGGATGGCGATGTCCGGGAACCGCCGCGCGGCGCGCGTGACCTGTGCGTCGAACAGGGCCTGGGTCCGGTTCATGTCGACCTGGTCGACCGGGCCGTCCACCCAGTCGAACCCGTCGCACTCCGGTTCCGCGCCGCCCACGATCAGCGACCCGCTCGGCTCGGGGCGCAGGTAGTAGCCCAGGTCCTCGTCCACCACGACCGGCCCCAGCTGGCCGCCTTGGTTGTAGGAGGGCGGCGCGGCGACCGCGTGGACCTCTTGGCGCATGGGCCGGGTCGTGATGTTGAACTCCGCGCCCACCCCGGCCAGTTTCAGAAGCTCGGCGGACCACGGGCCGCCCGCGTTGACCACCTCCGGCGCCTCCGCCACCGTCCCGTCGCTCAGGTCGATCCGCCACACGCCGCCACGTTGCCCGATGCCGACCACCCGGGTCTTGTAGCAAGTCCTAGCGCCTTGGCGTTCGGCCGCTTTGGCGAAGTTCTGGGCGGCCAGCCGCGGGTCGTCGATGAACCCGGCTTGCGGGGTCAGCATGGCGCCAAGCTCTCCGGTGGGGTCCGCCCAGAACTCCTCCGTGTCGATTCGCTTGGGCGGATAGAAGCGGCCGTTGTCGATGCTGGGATAGGCGGCCCTGAGGCCGGCCGGGTCGAACTCCTGGTAGTCCACCCCCAACTCTTCGAAGAGCGCCCGCAGATGCTCATGGGTGAAGGAGACGGAATCCATGATCAAGATGCCGATCTGGTGGAACTTCGCCACGTCCTCGCTTGGCGGCGCCTCCAGGTAGTCGCGCAGGTTCTGCCAGACGAACCTCGACTCCCAGGCCGTCGCGGCGGTCTCCAGCTTCGAATACTCGAAGCGGATGACGGCGCTCGAGGCGCTGGTCGAGCCGAAACCGGGCCCCGCGCCCTTGTCGATCAGGACGACCTTGCGCCCGGCTTTGGCCAACTGGTAGGCGGCCGAGGAGCCGACAATGCCGGCCCCGATAACAATGACGTCGCCGGTGAGGGCCATGGCGCGCTCCTGTCCTTCGCGATAGCGGGGTTCCGCCGCATGGCGCGCGGGTCCCCTGGGGGTGGGTCCATCTTGCGTGCAAACCGCAAGCCGCCGGCCCGAACGCCGCGACGGCGGGGCTTTAGCGCGGTCGGTCTTGCGGCATTCAGCATACCCGCGTCAATCCGAGTCAGGCGGCGGCGAGGATGTCCACCACGAAGACGAGGGTCGAGTTCGGAGGGATTGTGCCCATGTCCTGGTCCTTGTAGCCCAGTTCGGGCGGTACTACCAACAAGACGCGGCTGCCCACCGGCACGCCGGTCAGCCCTTGCGCCCAGCCTTGGACCACGCCGGACAGGAAGAAGGCGGTCGGCGCCCCCCGCTCCCAGGAACTGTCAAACTGGGTTCCGTCCCACAGCCAGCCGGCGTAGTTGACGCCCACGGCCTGATCTGCGGCGACGGCGGGGCCGGTCCCCTCAATCAGGCGTTGGCTGACCAGTTCGGCGGGCGGCTCGGCGCCCTCGGGGATGGCGATCGAAGGTTTGCCGTCCTCGCCGAATGAGACTGTGGGCAGGCCTGGCTGGTCCGGGGTGAGGGCTTCGCCTTCGGCGCTTTTGAGCATGGGTTGCGCCTTCTTGATGCTCAACGCCACCAGATAGGTGTCATCCGGGGCGGGGGAAGCCGAACCGTCCGCGTTGGCGGCCGCCTGCCCCGGCGTGGTGAAGCTGAGCACCACCTGGGCCCCGACCTTTTGCCCGTTGATCGCCTCGCGAATGTAGTCGCCGTCGGTCGGCTGCTCGGTGACTATGTAGGCGTCAGGCGGGCCGCCCTCATAGGTCGAGGCCTGCAGCGACCCGTCCAACCCGCCGAAGAGCGCGTAGTCCATGAGCACAAGGTCGCCGGGTTTCACCTCGGCCCCGTCGCCAGCCTTGGCAACCCGTGAGGCGCTGGGTTGGTTCAGGTTGAACGGCTTCGCGAAGTCAAGCGAAGGCGAGTCGCCCTCCACCCATTCCACCGCCGCCAGCGGGTTGGCCGCCGCGGGGCTCCCCGAGCCATCCGGCGTCTTGGCGCCGCCGTCCCCCTCGCCGCTGCACGCCGTGACTGTCAAACCGACGCACACCAACCCCGCCAGCACCATGCGTTTCCTCATGCCGATTCCTCCGTTTCAAGTGACTGAGCCATCCTAGAGGCTGCCTCGGCGGGTTCGGCCGCTCAGTCGTCTCGGTCAAGCAGTTCGTTCACGAACTCCAACACATCCGGCGACAGGGCTTCCGCCAGAATGCGGGCCACATTCTCGCGGTCTCTTTCCCAAGTGCCCGCCTCCTCGGCCGCCTCCCGGAACGCGGCGAGGCTCTCCGGGGATGGGTCCAGCGGCAGGTAGCGCAACCAAACCGCCGCAGCGCCCTCCAGGTCGCCGCGCCGCTTGGCCGCCTCCGCCAACAGGTCGGCCAGGCTGGGGTCAGGTTCGACGTCCGGGCCGGCCGGATTCCTGGAAAGGCGCTCCATCGCCTCGAAGCCGCTGGTCGCCGCCGCTTGCGCGGCGTCCTCAAAGCCCGCCCGGCTCAGCGCGTGCGCCAGGTCCGAATAACTGTCCGGATCATCCGGCTCCACGGTTATCAACTCGCGAATCAGGTCTTCGTCGCGGCCCAGGATGGCGAATTCGCGGTCAATCCAAGCCCCCGCTCGCTGAACGCTCTCGTGGCGTCCGCGCCGACGCCGGGTCTCGGCCGCTTTCGAGCGGAAACGCCCCCAAGCGGACGTGTCCAACGCCCCGTCGTATTCGGCCACGG
The window above is part of the Bifidobacteriaceae bacterium genome. Proteins encoded here:
- a CDS encoding extracellular solute-binding protein — its product is MKRVTVLAVLALGLTAGLAACGDDSKDNDNGSGSTGEVTLSVWGPKEDQANASSWLQTQEAAFEKAHPEWKITWKNSVVSEGDAATTVKQDTSAAADVYMFANDQLGNLVEASAIGVVPANVLSQVQEQNEDIMITSVTGADGKVYGVPFTANTWFMYYDKSVFTEEDVKSLDAMLAKGKVAFPLDTAWYLPSFYIGNGCTLYGPEGTDEAAGVDFSGAKAADVTAYLVGLVANPNFVVDSNGAGLAGIQNKTINAYFSGSWDGAAVQEALGDNFGAAQLPTFTLGGQQVQMKSFAGSKAIAFNPNAKNAQAAAAFAAFLGSTEAQKAHYDMRGIIPTDKSLASDSAVAADPVALAQIDTVAATSVFQPTVPAMGNFWTPTENFGKALVSKEVTAANAAEQTEAWNSSLNAGS
- a CDS encoding FAD-binding oxidoreductase, which gives rise to MALTGDVIVIGAGIVGSSAAYQLAKAGRKVVLIDKGAGPGFGSTSASSAVIRFEYSKLETAATAWESRFVWQNLRDYLEAPPSEDVAKFHQIGILIMDSVSFTHEHLRALFEELGVDYQEFDPAGLRAAYPSIDNGRFYPPKRIDTEEFWADPTGELGAMLTPQAGFIDDPRLAAQNFAKAAERQGARTCYKTRVVGIGQRGGVWRIDLSDGTVAEAPEVVNAGGPWSAELLKLAGVGAEFNITTRPMRQEVHAVAAPPSYNQGGQLGPVVVDEDLGYYLRPEPSGSLIVGGAEPECDGFDWVDGPVDQVDMNRTQALFDAQVTRAARRFPDIAIPPRPSGVVGVYDVASDWTPILDKTAAEGFYVGIGTSGNSFKYGPLLGEYLNAIVTATEDGQDHDAVPATWQSPRTGRQVGLGFFSRLRSAHTTSGGVSG
- a CDS encoding FKBP-type peptidyl-prolyl cis-trans isomerase; its protein translation is MRKRMVLAGLVCVGLTVTACSGEGDGGAKTPDGSGSPAAANPLAAVEWVEGDSPSLDFAKPFNLNQPSASRVAKAGDGAEVKPGDLVLMDYALFGGLDGSLQASTYEGGPPDAYIVTEQPTDGDYIREAINGQKVGAQVVLSFTTPGQAAANADGSASPAPDDTYLVALSIKKAQPMLKSAEGEALTPDQPGLPTVSFGEDGKPSIAIPEGAEPPAELVSQRLIEGTGPAVAADQAVGVNYAGWLWDGTQFDSSWERGAPTAFFLSGVVQGWAQGLTGVPVGSRVLLVVPPELGYKDQDMGTIPPNSTLVFVVDILAAA
- a CDS encoding sodium-dependent transporter, with protein sequence MAKPASHKEATTPSAQHGGNAFSSAYGFIITTIGFAVGVGTIWRFPYMLGENGGSLYLITYLVIIAVICVPLLAAEMVIGFKGQGSAVKAYQALEPRRQPWHLAGWLHLATALMLIGYITPIFGWILKYIVATPLGELKGLDAEGTQAYFNDLVGHPWEVAAFCLANLAINALVVVGGVKRGVEMLSKVLLPLLAVVMVGLIIFGLTLPGGGEGLTFLLKPDFSEFGLGTVQSALGQSFFAVGIAMLASMMFGSYVKNPREKIARASVMVCSSLVVAGLLAGFMIFPVLFSAGLAPEAGPGLVFMTLPNAFNQIPFGTAFGTLFYVGFYFAALTSMAGVIEACVGMMMDQFNLKRGVSLVITLAIQNVVALVAVFSFDPMFDVFDSLANNYLLPIGAFIIAVFVGWIWGADKFVAACNVKSAFAKVWLKVAIKYLCPIAVLVIFVSAFF